Within the Vagococcus carniphilus genome, the region CTTGATACTTGAAAAATTGCCATTAGAGTTCCAATAATTAGGCTAAATATTAATGCTGTAATACTTGCTATTAGTGTTACTTTTAAACCTGATAAAATATCACTTTGATACATTTGCCAAATGTTAACCATATTTTACCTCCATTCTACTTAGGTTCTTCATTAAACCATTTTTTATAAATTTTTGTATATGTACCATTTTCTTTAATCTTAACAATAGCTTCATTAATTGTTTCTCTAAATTTATCTTGACCTTTATTAATCGCAATTCCGTAAGGTTCATCTGTAAACTTCTCACCCGTTAAAACATAGTTAGGATTTTCACTAGACATTCCTAATAAAATACTATTATCAGTCGTAAAAGCATCTCCTTGCCCTGATTGAAGAGCAGTGAAAGCTTCTGCATAATTTTCCAGTTCTAATACTTTAGCTTCTGGAGCATGCTTTCTAATATTTTCAGTTGAGGTAGATCCTTTAACAGCTAAAACTGTTTTGTTTTTATTTAAATCAGAGATGTCCTTAATATCACTGCCTTTTTTAACAAGCAATGATTGACCTGCATCAAAATAAACATCTGAAAAATCAACCTGTTTTTTTCTTTCTTCACTGATTGTCATAGTCGCAATAATTGCATCAATATTCCCATTTTTGAGCAAAGGAATTCTTGTTTTTGATGTCACTTCCACAAATTCAGCTTGAGCGTCTTCACCTAAGATCTCTTTGGTCAAAGCACTTGCGATATCAATATCAAAACCTTCAACTTTTCTTTTTTCAATATTGATTGAACCAAATAACTTTGTATCATACTTAACACCCCAAGTTATTTGATTACTCTCTGTTGCTTTTTCAAGTATTTCCTGATTTGCTACTGTTTTACTTTGACAACCAGCTAGCATTACCATTAAAAAAGTAAACAAAAAAAGAAAAGGTATTTTATTTAATTTTTCTTTCATCCTTACCACTCCTAATGATTAATAATTTTACTTAAGAATTGTTTAGCTCTTTCATCTTTTGGATGATCAAAAAAGCTTTCTGACTCTCTATCTTCTAAGATTTGCCCATCTGCCATAAAAATAACTCGATCTGCTACTTCACGAGCAAATCCCATTTCATGAGTGACTACAATCATTGTCATACCAGAGTCTTTAGCTAGAGATTTCATAACATCTAGTACTTCCCCAACCATTTCAGGGTCTAGTGCTGAAGTTGGCTCATCAAACAGCATCACATCTGGTTCCATCGCTAAACTTCTTGCAATAGCAATACGCTGTTGTTGACCACCTGATAATTGTGTTGGATATTCATCTTTTTTATGTAACATGCCAACTTTTTCTAATAATTTTTCAGCTTTTTTAGTAGCTGTTTCCTTATCTTCTTTTAACACCTTAATAGGAGCAATCGTCACATTTTCTAAAACCGTCATATTTGGATATAAATTAAAATGCTGAAAAACCATTCCTAAATTTTTTCGCACTTCATTTAAGTTTGTTTTTTTGTCGTGAATATCAACACCATCCACTAATAACTCTCCCGTAGTGATTTCTTCTAGCGCATTAATACAACGAAGCATTGTGCTCTTTCCTGATCCAGATGGACCTATCGCTACAACGACTTCCCCTCTCTCAATTGTTAAATTGATATCTTTTAAAGCATGGAATGAACCATAGTATTTTTCCACATGTTTAAATGAAATCATTTATACTCACCCCTTAACATTAAATAATGATAAAATAATTAGAAAGTTAATTTTTTTATCATAATAAGAATATATTATAACTTTTTTTAAAACAATTTGTAAAGTATCATGAAATTTGTTTGTGAT harbors:
- a CDS encoding transporter substrate-binding domain-containing protein; the encoded protein is MKEKLNKIPFLFLFTFLMVMLAGCQSKTVANQEILEKATESNQITWGVKYDTKLFGSINIEKRKVEGFDIDIASALTKEILGEDAQAEFVEVTSKTRIPLLKNGNIDAIIATMTISEERKKQVDFSDVYFDAGQSLLVKKGSDIKDISDLNKNKTVLAVKGSTSTENIRKHAPEAKVLELENYAEAFTALQSGQGDAFTTDNSILLGMSSENPNYVLTGEKFTDEPYGIAINKGQDKFRETINEAIVKIKENGTYTKIYKKWFNEEPK
- a CDS encoding amino acid ABC transporter ATP-binding protein, translated to MISFKHVEKYYGSFHALKDINLTIERGEVVVAIGPSGSGKSTMLRCINALEEITTGELLVDGVDIHDKKTNLNEVRKNLGMVFQHFNLYPNMTVLENVTIAPIKVLKEDKETATKKAEKLLEKVGMLHKKDEYPTQLSGGQQQRIAIARSLAMEPDVMLFDEPTSALDPEMVGEVLDVMKSLAKDSGMTMIVVTHEMGFAREVADRVIFMADGQILEDRESESFFDHPKDERAKQFLSKIINH